From Penicillium psychrofluorescens genome assembly, chromosome: 6, one genomic window encodes:
- a CDS encoding uncharacterized protein (ID:PFLUO_008685-T1.cds;~source:funannotate), whose protein sequence is MASVNILLSSFPGLSLPSTLSFALPSTSTVADLTERVASYLPSASLLHSLTLTTTNNQKLIPSSQSIQSLLSTHNGDSTTTSTLLPLRLTVPLRGGKGGFGSQLRAAGGRMSSKRKRNQGDTNSSSRNLDGRRLRTVNEAKALAEYLAVKPEMDKKEKEERRRRWEAVVEMAEKRQDELKNGGGKHKIDGQWMDDKEEMNEKAREAVMQAMQDGAWTDSLRDAILGGSSTSASEGSERATSSSSEEEEDEDGDDTAANHGAGPSALAPKTAPRKFIGFDDDDEFMSDSEDEDEADASADKGKGKARA, encoded by the coding sequence ATGGCATCCGTCAATATCCTCCTCTCGTCCTTCCCCGGACTGTCGCTTCCGTCGACTCTCTCCTTTGCTCTGCCCTCGACATCGACCGTCGCCGACCTGACAGAACGAGTCGCCTCATACCTCCCATCCGCCTCTCTACTGCACTCTCTCACCCTGACTACGACCAACAACCAAAAACTCATCCCCTCATCTCAAAGCATCCAGTCCCTCCTGTCGACCCACAATGGCGACTCGACCACAACATCTACACTCCTCCCGCTCCGACTCACTGTCCCCCTGCGCGGCGGCAAAGGTGGATTCGGGTCGCAGCTGCGCGCAGCCGGTGGCCGCATGTCCAGCAAACGCAAGCGCAACCAAGGTGACACCAACAGCTCCAGTCGCAACCTCGACGGCCGACGCCTGCGCACCGTCAACGAAGCCAAAGCGCTGGCGGAGTACCTCGCCGTCAAGCccgagatggacaagaaggagaaagaggaacgCCGGCGCAGATGGGAGgctgtggtggagatggcggagaagcGTCAGGACGAGTTAAAGAATGGCGGTGGCAAACATAAGATTGACGGgcagtggatggatgataAAGAGGAGATGAATGAGAAGGCCCGGGAAGCAGTTATGCAGGCGATGCAGGATGGGGCCTGGACGGATAGCCTGCGGGATGCGATTCTGGGCGGATCGAGCACCAGTGCTAGTGAGGGCAGTGAGCGGGCGACCTCATCCAGCtcagaggaggaggaggatgaggatggcgacgacaCCGCAGCCAATCACGGTGCGGGCCCCTCTGCGCTCGCTCCCAAGACGGCCCCGAGGAAGTTCATTGGgttcgatgatgacgatgagtTTATGAGTGActccgaagacgaggacgaggccgatGCATCCGCcgacaagggcaagggcaaggcgCGTGCTTGA